The following coding sequences are from one Carassius auratus strain Wakin chromosome 47, ASM336829v1, whole genome shotgun sequence window:
- the LOC113064817 gene encoding uncharacterized protein LOC113064817 yields the protein MPFPQFLRLYGGNMTKMSMVTSLPLSILLVGLQAMIDVKFACPCIPKWNKTISALIFVAPACLAFVLMLLFLRPWKYECKWTIWKCCCCGEKKNCGSCCCGGRKICGSCCCVEKKCCGSCCCGVRKICGSCCCGVSKICGSCCCGEKKCCGSCCCGEKKCCGSCCCGEKKCCGSCCCGEQNKRGASKREDKKEASQSEKDELDVNFSREKAVLACLTPSLVWICLCFIDGDYLTCGLTYWDGHYACDKELHPNCLNWCKPNDLGQGKKETEHEYEQTRNWIAISKTTGYALAIIFCFIAIIIVLCECCKSGKSNRDNRGSSQRGDSGRTPESFRLINRTSNTDITPF from the exons ATGCCTTTTCCACAGTTTCTAAGACTATATGGGGGCAATATGACCAAAATGAGTATGGTGACTTCACTTCCACTCAGCATTTTGTTAGTGGGTTTGCAGGCAATGATTGATGTAAAATTTGCATGTCCGTGCATTCCTAAGTGGAACAAAACTATATCCGCTTTAATCTTTGTTGCTCCTGCTTGTCTTGCTTTTGTTTTAATGCTATTGTTTTTAAGGCCTTGGAAATATGAATGTAAATGGACTATATGGAAATGTTGCtgttgtggagaaaaaaaaaattgtggaagtTGCTGTTGTGGGGGGAGAAAAATTTGTGGAAGTTGCTGTtgtgttgaaaaaaaatgttgtggaaGTTGCTGTTGTGGGGTGAGAAAAATTTGTGGAAGTTGTTGTTGTGGGGTGAGCAAAATTTGTGGAAGTTGCTgttgtggagaaaaaaaatgttgtggaaGTTGCTgttgtggagaaaaaaaatgttgtggaaGTTGCTgttgtggagaaaaaaaatgttgtggaaGTTGCTGTTGTggagaacaaaacaaaagaggagcATCTAAAAGAGAAGACAAGAAAGAAGCATCTCAGTCTGAAAAAGATGAGCTTGATGTAAATTTTAGTCGTGAAAAAGCTGTTTTAGCTTGTTTAACTCCGAGTCTTGTGTGGATCTGTTTATGCTTCATTGATGGTGATTATCTCACATGTGGATTAACATACTGGGATGGACACTATGCCTGTGATAAAGAACTGCATCCAAATTGCCTGAATTGGTGCAAACCCAATGATCTGGGACAAGGAAAAAAAGAGACTGAACATGAATATGAACAAACACGAAACTGGATTGCCATATCAAAG actacaGGTTATGCTCTGGCGATTATCTTCTGCTTCATAGCAATTATTATTGTGTTGTGTGAATGCTGCAAAAGTGGAAAATCAAACAGAGACAACAGAGGATCATCTCAAAGAGGAGACAGCGGAAGAACACCTGAGAGTTTCAGACTCATTAACAGGACAAGTAACACAGATATAACACCGTTTTGA